A genomic stretch from Lathyrus oleraceus cultivar Zhongwan6 chromosome 2, CAAS_Psat_ZW6_1.0, whole genome shotgun sequence includes:
- the LOC127121394 gene encoding gibberellin-regulated protein 12-like, which translates to MSRYIYPIFLMIIFTSVIQDAYAGGEGSLRSEQCVGACHYRCSATMYKKACLTYCNICCAKCLCVPSGTYGNKEECPCYNNWQTKRGTPKCP; encoded by the exons ATGTCTAGATACATATATCCTATTT TTCTCATGATTATTTTCACTTCAGTGATCCAAGATGCCTAT GCTGGTGGAGAAGGATCTCTTCGTTCTGAAC aatGTGTTGGTGCATGTCATTATCGTTGTTCAGCAACTATGTACAAGAAGGCATGTCTAACCTATTGCAATATTTGTTGTGCAAAATGTTTATGTGTTCCATCTGGAACATATGGTAACAAGGAAGAATGTCCTTGCTACAATAATTGGCAAACTAAGAGAGGAACACCCAAGTGTCCCTAG